The Mycobacterium seoulense genome has a window encoding:
- a CDS encoding MerR family transcriptional regulator yields the protein MAPDRSLDRSSRPEPGTIASVLHNVRRAPKRVRRQSREYRQLIETAVSQLFDAAVRHPHGDPASGEYRIDDLARLAGTTTRNIRVYRDRGLLPPPLRVGRIALFNDTHLTRLRLITSMLDRGYNIAHVREMLSAWEEGKSLGDVLGLETAIVGTWTTEKPLTMSLVEAQRLVDDPDAFERLVALHVIRVDGAQATVTRPKLIEAFNEIRGYGVELEKLIDLHEQIVPEVDKISDMLVRAGAEHVLDRIKPGQPLPADAEIAELITMLVRFRTQAVATVTATLASSIESNIESLASRILADYLESSPSA from the coding sequence ATGGCACCGGACCGCTCGCTCGACCGTTCGTCACGACCCGAACCCGGCACCATCGCCAGCGTGTTGCACAACGTGCGGCGCGCGCCCAAGCGCGTTCGGCGCCAATCGCGGGAGTACCGGCAATTGATCGAGACGGCGGTCTCGCAACTGTTCGACGCCGCGGTTCGCCACCCCCACGGCGACCCCGCATCCGGTGAATACCGGATCGACGACCTGGCCCGGCTGGCCGGCACCACCACCCGCAACATCCGGGTCTACCGCGACCGCGGATTGCTGCCCCCACCGTTGCGGGTCGGCCGCATCGCATTGTTCAACGACACCCACCTGACGCGACTGCGGCTGATCACCTCGATGCTCGACCGCGGATACAACATCGCGCACGTGCGCGAAATGCTGAGCGCCTGGGAGGAAGGCAAGAGCCTGGGCGACGTGCTGGGTCTGGAGACCGCGATCGTGGGCACCTGGACCACCGAGAAGCCACTGACCATGTCGCTCGTCGAGGCGCAGCGACTCGTTGACGACCCGGACGCCTTCGAGCGACTGGTGGCGCTGCACGTCATCCGGGTCGACGGGGCGCAAGCCACCGTCACCCGTCCCAAACTGATCGAAGCGTTCAACGAAATCCGCGGGTACGGCGTCGAATTGGAAAAACTCATCGACCTACACGAGCAGATCGTGCCCGAAGTCGACAAGATCAGCGACATGCTCGTGCGCGCCGGGGCCGAGCACGTGCTGGACCGCATCAAGCCCGGCCAGCCCCTGCCCGCCGATGCCGAGATCGCCGAGCTGATCACCATGCTGGTGCGGTTCCGGACACAAGCCGTGGCGACGGTCACCGCCACGCTCGCATCGTCGATCGAGTCCAACATCGAGTCGCTGGCGAGCCGCATCCTCGCCGACTACCTCGAGTCCAGCCCGTCGGCCTGA
- a CDS encoding acyl-ACP desaturase, producing MSNDLTNLQLLHELEPVVEGLLNRHLSMFKEWNPHDYVPWSDGKNFHALDGQDWEPGDTRLPDVAQVAMVQNLLTEDNLPSYHREIAMNFSMDGPWGQWVNRWTAEEARHSTALRDYLVVTRAVDPVALERLRLEQMTRGFSPGQNQQGDMFAESLFDSVMYVSFQELATRVSHRNTGKASQEPIAEQLMARVSHDENLHMIFYRDVSAAGLDIAPNQAMKSVHRILRNFKMPGFTVPEFRRKAVVIAVGGVYDPRIHLDEVVMPVLRKWRIFEREDLTGEAARMRDDLAVLVKELEQASDKFEESKQRYLEREARKTEKITARKVLETEGRLTLSGH from the coding sequence GTGTCCAATGATCTGACTAACCTGCAGCTACTCCACGAGCTCGAGCCGGTGGTCGAGGGTCTGCTCAACCGCCACCTGTCGATGTTCAAAGAGTGGAATCCCCACGACTACGTCCCGTGGTCGGACGGCAAGAACTTCCATGCGCTGGACGGTCAGGACTGGGAGCCCGGGGACACCCGGCTCCCCGACGTCGCGCAGGTGGCGATGGTGCAAAACCTGCTGACCGAGGACAATTTGCCGTCGTATCACCGCGAGATCGCGATGAACTTCAGCATGGACGGCCCCTGGGGGCAGTGGGTCAACAGGTGGACGGCCGAGGAGGCCAGGCACAGCACGGCGCTGCGCGACTACCTGGTGGTCACCCGCGCGGTCGACCCGGTGGCGCTGGAGAGGCTGCGCCTGGAGCAAATGACCAGGGGCTTCAGCCCGGGGCAGAATCAGCAGGGCGACATGTTCGCCGAGAGCTTGTTCGACTCGGTCATGTACGTCTCGTTTCAGGAGCTGGCCACCCGCGTGTCGCATCGCAACACCGGTAAGGCCTCTCAGGAACCCATCGCGGAGCAGCTGATGGCCAGGGTGTCCCACGACGAGAACCTGCACATGATCTTCTACCGGGACGTCAGCGCGGCGGGTCTCGACATCGCCCCGAACCAGGCGATGAAGTCGGTCCACCGAATCCTGCGCAACTTCAAGATGCCCGGATTCACGGTGCCCGAATTCCGGCGCAAGGCGGTGGTCATCGCCGTCGGCGGCGTCTACGACCCGCGCATCCATCTCGACGAGGTGGTGATGCCCGTGCTCAGGAAGTGGCGCATCTTCGAACGCGAAGACTTGACCGGCGAGGCCGCGCGGATGCGCGACGATCTCGCCGTGCTGGTCAAGGAGCTAGAGCAGGCCTCCGACAAATTCGAGGAATCCAAGCAGCGCTATCTCGAGCGCGAGGCCCGCAAGACCGAAAAGATCACGGCCAGGAAGGTGCTCGAAACAGAGGGAAGGCTGACCCTGAGCGGGCACTGA
- a CDS encoding salicylate synthase, translated as MTEVSVQTSPAGSASSPIPLPAHIDPADLAAELAALLPEQAGEEYLLYERSGQWVLASGVRAMIELDSDEVRVIRDGITQRQQWSGRPGPVLGEAIDRLLLETDQLFGWIAFEFGVYRYGLQQRLTPRTPLARVFWPRTRIVVTREAVRLWGATAVHRDLVVGLLGGGMPEAPQPRTVDVVTDPSGYRDRVASAVDEIAAGRYHKVILSRCLEVPFPLDFPSTYRLGRRHNTPVRSFLLRLGGIRAVGYSPELVAAVHGDGIVVTEPLAGTRALGRGVARDRQARHDLESNSKEIVEHAISVRSSLQEMTEIAEPGSVVVNDFMTVRERGSVQHLGSTVSGRLGPSNDRMDALEALFPAVTASGIPKAGGVEAILRLDEGPRGLYSGAVVMFSADGGLDAALTLRAAYERDGKTWLRAGAGIIEASTPEREFEETCEKLSTLAPYLVARR; from the coding sequence GTGACCGAGGTCAGCGTTCAGACGAGTCCCGCCGGTTCTGCGTCGTCGCCGATCCCCCTTCCCGCACACATCGATCCGGCCGACCTTGCCGCCGAGCTGGCCGCGCTGCTGCCGGAACAAGCCGGCGAGGAATATCTGCTCTACGAGCGCAGCGGTCAATGGGTGCTGGCCAGCGGGGTGCGCGCGATGATCGAGCTGGACAGCGACGAAGTGCGCGTCATCCGGGACGGCATCACCCAGCGTCAACAGTGGTCGGGACGGCCCGGTCCGGTCCTGGGCGAGGCCATCGACAGGCTGTTGCTGGAGACCGACCAGCTCTTCGGCTGGATCGCCTTCGAGTTCGGTGTCTACCGCTATGGGCTGCAACAGCGGTTGACGCCACGAACGCCGCTGGCCCGCGTGTTCTGGCCGCGCACCCGCATCGTGGTGACCCGGGAGGCGGTCCGGCTGTGGGGCGCGACCGCGGTGCATCGCGACCTGGTCGTGGGCCTGCTGGGCGGCGGCATGCCCGAGGCGCCCCAGCCTCGCACCGTGGACGTCGTCACCGATCCTTCCGGCTACCGCGACCGGGTGGCGTCGGCGGTCGACGAGATCGCCGCGGGCCGCTACCACAAGGTGATCCTGTCCCGGTGTCTGGAAGTGCCTTTCCCGCTGGACTTCCCGTCCACCTACCGGCTGGGTCGTCGACACAACACGCCGGTGCGGTCGTTCTTGTTGCGGCTGGGAGGGATTCGCGCTGTCGGCTACAGTCCCGAACTCGTCGCGGCCGTCCATGGCGACGGGATAGTGGTGACCGAGCCGCTGGCGGGTACTCGCGCGCTGGGGCGCGGAGTGGCTCGCGACCGGCAGGCGCGACACGACCTCGAATCGAATTCCAAAGAGATTGTCGAGCATGCCATCTCGGTGCGGAGCTCGCTTCAGGAGATGACCGAGATCGCCGAACCCGGCAGCGTGGTGGTCAACGACTTCATGACGGTGCGCGAGCGCGGGAGCGTGCAGCATCTCGGGTCCACGGTCAGCGGGCGGCTAGGTCCGTCGAACGACCGGATGGATGCGCTGGAAGCGCTTTTCCCGGCCGTTACCGCATCCGGCATCCCGAAAGCGGGCGGCGTGGAAGCGATCCTGCGTCTCGACGAGGGCCCGCGGGGGCTGTATTCCGGGGCGGTCGTGATGTTTTCGGCCGATGGCGGGCTGGACGCCGCCCTGACGCTGCGGGCGGCCTACGAACGCGACGGTAAGACGTGGTTGCGGGCCGGGGCCGGCATCATCGAAGCGTCCACGCCCGAGCGTGAATTCGAAGAGACCTGCGAAAAGCTGTCCACCCTGGCGCCGTATCTGGTTGCGCGCCGGTAG